From Endozoicomonas sp. 8E, the proteins below share one genomic window:
- the hemA gene encoding 5-aminolevulinate synthase, giving the protein MYEIMESQLARIKQSGEYRIFTDINRIGCNYPRALSNGKPVTVWCSYDYLCMSHNDLVMASAVDAIQQHGVGSGGSRNIGGTHQYLTELEVSIADWHQKEAALVYPTGYSSNDATLQCLLRMFPKLIIFSDEKNHASIINGIRSSKNQKHIFRHNDADHLESLLKTVDIDCPKLIIFESVYSMDGDIADIFGIVTLAKKYRCLTYLDEVHAIGMYGARGAGVAEALGHESDIDIIQGTMAKAIGVIGGYVAGNRTIIDFIRSFSSGFIFTTSLPPSIAKACLTSINHLKASDSERQKLKFNTALLRAIFAELGIPIMGCSETHILPVKIGDARKCKQAADLLLSKHGIYIQSINSATVEVGARRFRINATPNHTETHIRHLAEAIKSVFVELEIDQTVALG; this is encoded by the coding sequence TTACCCTCGTGCGTTATCCAACGGCAAGCCCGTCACGGTCTGGTGCAGTTACGACTATCTGTGTATGTCTCATAATGATCTGGTCATGGCCTCCGCCGTGGATGCCATCCAACAGCACGGCGTTGGCTCCGGCGGCTCTCGTAATATTGGTGGCACGCACCAATATCTCACTGAATTGGAAGTCTCGATTGCAGACTGGCATCAAAAAGAAGCTGCACTGGTTTACCCGACCGGTTACTCTTCAAACGATGCCACCTTGCAATGTTTACTGAGGATGTTCCCAAAGCTAATAATCTTTTCTGATGAAAAGAATCATGCCTCCATCATTAATGGCATTCGCTCATCTAAAAACCAAAAGCACATCTTCAGACACAATGACGCCGACCACCTCGAGTCACTTCTGAAAACCGTCGACATCGATTGCCCGAAACTGATCATCTTTGAATCCGTTTACTCTATGGATGGTGACATTGCCGACATCTTTGGGATTGTTACACTAGCGAAGAAATACAGATGCTTGACCTATTTGGATGAAGTACATGCCATAGGTATGTACGGCGCACGCGGGGCGGGGGTTGCGGAGGCCTTGGGACACGAATCGGATATCGACATCATACAAGGTACCATGGCGAAAGCCATCGGTGTGATTGGTGGCTACGTTGCTGGCAACCGAACCATTATCGACTTTATTCGCTCGTTTTCGTCCGGCTTTATCTTTACCACTTCATTGCCTCCAAGCATCGCCAAAGCCTGTTTAACCAGCATCAACCACTTGAAAGCCTCGGACTCTGAGCGCCAGAAGCTCAAGTTCAATACAGCGCTGTTGCGCGCGATTTTTGCGGAGTTGGGCATTCCCATCATGGGATGCTCAGAAACGCACATTTTGCCAGTCAAGATCGGCGACGCCCGGAAATGCAAACAAGCGGCTGATCTGCTGCTGAGCAAGCATGGGATTTACATTCAGTCGATCAACTCAGCAACCGTCGAGGTAGGCGCCAGGCGCTTCCGGATCAATGCAACACCCAATCACACCGAGACGCATATTCGTCACCTCGCTGAGGCAATCAAGAGCGTGTTCGTTGAGCTAGAAATCGATCAAACTGTTGCGCTTGGGTGA
- a CDS encoding YgjV family protein, translated as MDNYTLSQILVSIAIVFDLLSFQFKTRKHVVLCLFIAGVLIATHFYLLNAFTAAVVMTIASIRYLTSYFSSRPGVRNLFLIINGVTLFVTYESFISLVAFVGSCLQTIGAFSKDDREMRLIMMVGTVVWLSHNVLVLSPMAVVMEVLFLLSNIVAYLRFYNKSPIVTKSEY; from the coding sequence ATGGATAATTACACGCTTTCACAGATCCTGGTATCCATTGCTATTGTGTTTGACCTGTTGTCTTTCCAGTTCAAAACACGCAAACACGTGGTGTTGTGCCTGTTTATTGCGGGAGTGTTGATTGCGACGCACTTTTACTTACTCAATGCTTTCACAGCGGCCGTGGTTATGACGATTGCGTCAATACGCTATCTGACCAGTTACTTTTCGTCTCGGCCCGGGGTAAGAAACCTGTTTTTGATTATCAATGGTGTGACACTCTTTGTTACTTACGAGTCTTTCATCAGTCTCGTGGCTTTCGTCGGCTCCTGCCTGCAAACGATAGGCGCATTCAGTAAAGACGATCGTGAGATGAGACTGATCATGATGGTGGGGACGGTAGTTTGGTTGAGCCACAACGTTCTTGTCCTGTCCCCGATGGCCGTCGTCATGGAAGTGCTGTTCCTGCTAAGTAACATCGTGGCCTACCTGAGGTTCTACAACAAGAGCCCAATAGTGACAAAGTCCGAGTACTGA